In a genomic window of Ptiloglossa arizonensis isolate GNS036 chromosome 12, iyPtiAriz1_principal, whole genome shotgun sequence:
- the Hrb27c gene encoding heterogeneous nuclear ribonucleoprotein at 27C isoform X5 yields MRVKTEMDDDEKGKLFVGGLSWETTQENLQRYFGRYGEVIDCVVMKNSESGRSRGFGFVTFSDPANVPLVLQNGPHQLDGRTIDPKPCNPRTQQKPKRSGGFPKVFLGGLPSNVTETDLRSFFTRFGKVMEVVIMYDQEKKKSRGFGFLSFEDEDAVDRCVAEHFVNLNGKQVEIKRAEPRDSSNKMNDSHQGQWGPQPGGPPMGMAGNMGPMGGPNGQMGGPMMGGPMGPPGNMMQQYQGWGTSPQTGGYAGYTTQYNSQGWGAPPGPPQQQQIPPPPHHQWSSSYNVQSAAATQGYGSYGGPAAAASGGYGPTAGTGGAAGGGPGGSWNSWNMPQNGPPPGTQPPPQPPQPNSSQPNSNSNPSGPQGDMYSRQTTGSGAPGSSSSSAKTPDYTGYSGYGNYADTGYQRPYQGGESNQGSLFPRRPVHFSDWMMRGLWT; encoded by the exons ATGAGAGTGAAGACCGAAATGGACGACGACGAAAAGGG AAAGCTGTTCGTTGGCGGTTTGTCCTGGGAGACGACGCAAGAAAATCTTCAGCGTTACTTTGGCCGCTATGGCGAGGTAATTGACTGTGTTGTTATGAAAAACAGTGAGTCCGGTCGCAGTCGTGGGTTTGGATTTGTAACATTTAGCGATCCAGCTAATGTTCCTTTGGTTCTTCAGAATGGACCTCATCAACTTGATGGACGCACT ATCGATCCCAAACCCTGCAATCCACGCACTCAACAAAAGCCAAAGCGTAGCGGCGGTTTCCCAAAAGTTTTCCTTGGGGGTTTACCGAGCAACGTGACAGAGACCGACTTGAGGTCCTTCTTTACTCGCTTTGGCAAGGTTATGGAAGTTGTCATTATGTATGaccaagagaaaaagaaatcaagGG GATTTGGCTTTCTCAGCTTCGAGGATGAAGATGCTGTGGACCGGTGCGTAGCTGAGCATTTCGTCAACTTAAATGGAAAACAG GTTGAAATTAAACGTGCCGAGCCACGAGATTCTTCTAATAAAATGAACGACAGTCATCAGGGTCAGTGGGGACCACAACCCGGTGGACCTCCGATGGGAATGGCTGGGAATATGGGGCCTATGGGTGGTCCAAATGGACAAATGGGTGGACCTATGATGGGTGGTCCGATGGGACCACCGGGAAACATGATGCAGCAGTATCAGGGTTGGGGTACCAGCCCTCAGACTGGTGGATACGCTGGGTATACCACTCAGTACAACTCTCAGGGTTGGGGTGCACCTCCTGGCCCACCTCAGCAACAGCAAATTCCACCCCCGCCCCATCACCAGTGGAGTAGCAGTTACAATGTTCAGTCTGCAGCAGCTACACAAGGTTATGGAAGTTATG GTGGGCCGGCGGCGGCCGCTTCAGGGGGCTACGGGCCCACGGCGGGTACTGGCGGGGCTGCGGGGGGCGGGCCCGGGGGTTCCTGGAACTCCTGGAACATGCCACAGAATGGGCCACCTCCTGGGACCCAGCCACCACCTCAGCCCCCTCAGCCTAACTCCTCGCAGCCCAACTCCAACTCGAACCCCTCTGGCCCGCAGG GTGACATGTATTCACGACAGACCACCGGTTCAGGTGCACCTGGGTCCAGTAGCAGTTCAGCTAAGACTCCGGATTATACTGGGTACTCCGGATATGGTAATTACGCTGACACCGGTTATCAGCGTCCATATCAGGGAGGAGAAAGTAACCAAG GAAGTTTATTTCCTAGACGTCCTGTTCATTTTTCTGACTGGATGATGCGAGGCTTGTGGACTTGA
- the Hrb27c gene encoding heterogeneous nuclear ribonucleoprotein at 27C isoform X1: protein MRVKTEMDDDEKGKLFVGGLSWETTQENLQRYFGRYGEVIDCVVMKNSESGRSRGFGFVTFSDPANVPLVLQNGPHQLDGRTIDPKPCNPRTQQKPKRSGGFPKVFLGGLPSNVTETDLRSFFTRFGKVMEVVIMYDQEKKKSRGFGFLSFEDEDAVDRCVAEHFVNLNGKQVEIKRAEPRDSSNKMNDSHQGQWGPQPGGPPMGMAGNMGPMGGPNGQMGGPMMGGPMGPPGNMMQQYQGWGTSPQTGGYAGYTTQYNSQGWGAPPGPPQQQQIPPPPHHQWSSSYNVQSAAATQGYGSYGGPAAAASGGYGPTAGTGGAAGGGPGGSWNSWNMPQNGPPPGTQPPPQPPQPNSSQPNSNSNPSGPQGDMYSRQTTGSGAPGSSSSSAKTPDYTGYSGYGNYADTGYQRPYQGGESNQEDFRGRPEPLVDEEPSLLECREIVCGEEEGDSVVIPSIGPIILREQQSSEFDYDLKKNVFEKVASLSRFLFLFL, encoded by the exons ATGAGAGTGAAGACCGAAATGGACGACGACGAAAAGGG AAAGCTGTTCGTTGGCGGTTTGTCCTGGGAGACGACGCAAGAAAATCTTCAGCGTTACTTTGGCCGCTATGGCGAGGTAATTGACTGTGTTGTTATGAAAAACAGTGAGTCCGGTCGCAGTCGTGGGTTTGGATTTGTAACATTTAGCGATCCAGCTAATGTTCCTTTGGTTCTTCAGAATGGACCTCATCAACTTGATGGACGCACT ATCGATCCCAAACCCTGCAATCCACGCACTCAACAAAAGCCAAAGCGTAGCGGCGGTTTCCCAAAAGTTTTCCTTGGGGGTTTACCGAGCAACGTGACAGAGACCGACTTGAGGTCCTTCTTTACTCGCTTTGGCAAGGTTATGGAAGTTGTCATTATGTATGaccaagagaaaaagaaatcaagGG GATTTGGCTTTCTCAGCTTCGAGGATGAAGATGCTGTGGACCGGTGCGTAGCTGAGCATTTCGTCAACTTAAATGGAAAACAG GTTGAAATTAAACGTGCCGAGCCACGAGATTCTTCTAATAAAATGAACGACAGTCATCAGGGTCAGTGGGGACCACAACCCGGTGGACCTCCGATGGGAATGGCTGGGAATATGGGGCCTATGGGTGGTCCAAATGGACAAATGGGTGGACCTATGATGGGTGGTCCGATGGGACCACCGGGAAACATGATGCAGCAGTATCAGGGTTGGGGTACCAGCCCTCAGACTGGTGGATACGCTGGGTATACCACTCAGTACAACTCTCAGGGTTGGGGTGCACCTCCTGGCCCACCTCAGCAACAGCAAATTCCACCCCCGCCCCATCACCAGTGGAGTAGCAGTTACAATGTTCAGTCTGCAGCAGCTACACAAGGTTATGGAAGTTATG GTGGGCCGGCGGCGGCCGCTTCAGGGGGCTACGGGCCCACGGCGGGTACTGGCGGGGCTGCGGGGGGCGGGCCCGGGGGTTCCTGGAACTCCTGGAACATGCCACAGAATGGGCCACCTCCTGGGACCCAGCCACCACCTCAGCCCCCTCAGCCTAACTCCTCGCAGCCCAACTCCAACTCGAACCCCTCTGGCCCGCAGG GTGACATGTATTCACGACAGACCACCGGTTCAGGTGCACCTGGGTCCAGTAGCAGTTCAGCTAAGACTCCGGATTATACTGGGTACTCCGGATATGGTAATTACGCTGACACCGGTTATCAGCGTCCATATCAGGGAGGAGAAAGTAACCAAG AAGATTTTCGGGGGAGACCAGAGCCGCTCGTGGACGAGGAACCAAGCCTTCTGGAATGTCGCGAGATCGTTTGcggggaagaagaaggtgacTCTGTCGTTATACCAAGCATTGGACCAATCATTCTGCGCGAGCAGCAATCGTCAGAATTCGACTACGACTTGAAGAAGAACGTCTTCGAGAAAGTCGCGTCGCTCtcgcgatttctttttcttttcctttaa